The Raphanus sativus cultivar WK10039 unplaced genomic scaffold, ASM80110v3 Scaffold2799, whole genome shotgun sequence genome contains the following window.
TTCCCTGAAAGAGATTTTTTCTGTTACATTTATTCCAATTTAATTTGTtgttaaattcaattttatataaccaCTGATTTCGCTTGGATGTAACTGTGTAATAAATTTGTTTCCTTTGTGTGATTCTTgtaagaacaaaaaataaatattatcataGTGATCGCAAACTGTTCGACAAAAAGCCTCAACGAATGTTTTTGGTTTGTACAActcttttgtttgattcatgTCTTGTTACGCACGTTAACTATATATGTTCTCTTGAGGATACAAGTTCGTTATGTTCGCTCTTGCTCATTGGCATTTGAATATTGCAGATTTATTCTAGATTACTCCAGTGTCTGCCATGGGATACAGTTCAGATGACGACAAGATCCTCAGCTACAACGATGTCGTCCTCAGGAGATCAGATTTGGACATCCTCAACGGACCCAATTTTCTAAACGACCGTATCATCGAGTTCTACCTAAGCTACCTATCCACGGTCCACACTTCCTCTGCCATCTCACTCATCCCTCCCTCCATTGCCTTCTGGATCTCAAACTGCCCCGACACCGAATCACTCAAAGACTTCATCGAACCCCTTAGGTTGCTCGAAAGCGACCTCCTGATATTTCCTGTAAACGACAATACCAATGTCGAGCTTGCAGAAGGAGGGTTACACTGGAGCTTACTCGTGTACCACAGAGAAGCCAACTCGTTTTTCCATCACGACAGCTTGATGGGACTGAATAAATGGAGTGCAAAACAGCTCTTCGAGGCGGTTTCTCCGTTTGTGTCTGATGGTGATGCGATGTACAGAGAGTGCAGTGATACACCTCAGCAAAAGAATGGGTACGATTGTGGTGT
Protein-coding sequences here:
- the LOC130506007 gene encoding NEDD8-specific protease 1-like; this encodes MGYSSDDDKILSYNDVVLRRSDLDILNGPNFLNDRIIEFYLSYLSTVHTSSAISLIPPSIAFWISNCPDTESLKDFIEPLRLLESDLLIFPVNDNTNVELAEGGLHWSLLVYHREANSFFHHDSLMGLNKWSAKQLFEAVSPFVSDGDAMYRECSDTPQQKNGYDCGVYLLAIARVICQWFSSGGVKNRDELWFTDVKETVPDLVNHLREEMSGLIRRLISEKSATV